From a single bacterium genomic region:
- a CDS encoding Mur ligase family protein, whose amino-acid sequence MNYDDAHAFLNSLVNYERDMPRRYDTRVFDLENFAALLARLGTPQEAFPVVHVVGTKGKGSVVAMLAAAFAAAGRRAGTFTSPHLRSARERITVADEMISKEDFGRLVAEVKAAMTGAEAANYRTYFETLLAVALLCFRERRVDVAILEAGLGGRLDATNVVQPAVVAVTTLGLDHTQILGDTIEIIAAEKAGVFKAEVPAVSAPQEEAAAGVLREVARGVGAPVAFVGDEIYFSVNGDGTFDYRGRRLELSGIKAGMAGAAQRTNAAVALAALENFSPLNVPAEAARRGVEGGRARARLELFPGSPAVVLDVAHTAASARELAAVIDGVPADGKVLVWGMSAEKDAAAFARELAPRVGYAVATAAATPRAYDAAELADATRQTFRRVEAVTPAPAAFARGLAIAGEGGLVAVAGSFYLAGEILTLLEGPLD is encoded by the coding sequence ATGAACTACGACGACGCCCATGCCTTCCTGAACTCGCTCGTCAACTACGAGCGCGACATGCCGCGCCGCTACGATACGCGCGTCTTCGACCTGGAGAACTTCGCCGCGCTGCTCGCGCGGCTTGGCACTCCTCAAGAAGCCTTTCCGGTCGTGCACGTCGTAGGGACCAAGGGCAAGGGCTCGGTGGTCGCGATGCTGGCCGCGGCGTTCGCGGCGGCGGGCCGCCGCGCCGGGACGTTCACCTCCCCCCACCTCCGCTCGGCGCGCGAAAGGATTACCGTCGCCGACGAGATGATCTCCAAAGAGGACTTCGGCCGGCTCGTCGCCGAGGTGAAGGCGGCGATGACGGGGGCCGAGGCCGCCAACTACCGGACGTACTTCGAGACGCTGCTGGCCGTCGCGCTGCTGTGCTTCCGCGAGCGGCGCGTAGACGTCGCGATACTGGAGGCCGGCCTGGGCGGCCGCCTCGACGCCACCAACGTCGTGCAGCCGGCGGTGGTAGCGGTGACGACGCTGGGCCTGGACCATACGCAAATCCTGGGCGATACTATCGAGATAATCGCGGCGGAGAAGGCGGGCGTCTTCAAGGCCGAGGTCCCGGCGGTGAGCGCGCCGCAGGAGGAGGCCGCGGCCGGCGTGCTTCGCGAGGTCGCGCGCGGCGTCGGCGCTCCCGTCGCGTTCGTCGGCGACGAGATTTATTTTTCCGTAAACGGCGACGGGACCTTCGACTACCGCGGCCGGCGGCTCGAGCTCTCGGGGATTAAGGCCGGGATGGCGGGCGCGGCGCAGCGGACGAACGCCGCCGTCGCGCTGGCGGCGTTGGAGAATTTCAGCCCCCTCAACGTTCCCGCGGAGGCGGCGCGGCGAGGGGTGGAGGGCGGAAGGGCGCGCGCGCGGCTCGAGCTCTTTCCGGGTTCCCCGGCCGTCGTGCTGGACGTCGCCCATACGGCGGCCTCGGCGCGCGAGCTGGCCGCGGTCATAGACGGCGTACCGGCCGACGGGAAGGTCCTCGTGTGGGGGATGTCGGCGGAGAAGGACGCCGCGGCCTTCGCCCGGGAGCTGGCGCCGCGCGTCGGCTACGCTGTAGCGACCGCCGCGGCGACGCCGCGGGCATACGACGCCGCGGAGCTGGCCGACGCGACGCGACAAACGTTCCGCAGGGTAGAGGCGGTGACGCCCGCCCCCGCGGCCTTCGCGCGCGGCCTCGCCATCGCGGGCGAGGGCGGCCTGGTGGCCGTGGCGGGCTCGTTCTACCTCGCGGGCGAGATACTCACCCTCTTGGAAGGGCCGCTGGATTAA
- a CDS encoding deoxyuridine 5'-triphosphate nucleotidohydrolase: MAILAGEELRRRVLEWTPPLVTPCADEQLQPNGVELTLAEVGAWRGPGRLGFDNGDRVIPEAEALAFDDDGWITLDAGGYAVTFGETVNVHDDLCAFARPRSSLLRMGATVATALWDTGYRGRSRALLLVASPAGVRLRRGARLIQLVFLKLPAPLADGYAGAFQGEF; the protein is encoded by the coding sequence ATGGCGATACTCGCGGGCGAAGAGTTGCGCCGACGCGTCCTGGAGTGGACGCCGCCGCTGGTAACGCCCTGCGCCGACGAGCAGCTCCAACCCAACGGCGTGGAGCTCACGCTGGCGGAGGTGGGCGCGTGGCGCGGCCCGGGGCGCCTCGGCTTCGACAACGGCGACCGCGTCATCCCCGAGGCCGAGGCCCTCGCGTTCGACGACGACGGATGGATTACCCTCGACGCCGGCGGCTACGCCGTAACGTTCGGCGAGACGGTGAACGTCCACGACGACCTGTGCGCGTTCGCCCGGCCGCGCTCGAGCCTGTTGCGGATGGGCGCCACGGTCGCGACCGCGCTGTGGGACACCGGGTATCGGGGGCGCAGCCGCGCGCTGCTCCTGGTAGCGTCGCCGGCGGGGGTGCGGTTGCGGCGGGGCGCCCGCCTAATCCAGCTCGTCTTCCTCAAGCTCCCCGCGCCTCTGGCCGACGGTTACGCCGGCGCCTTCCAGGGGGAGTTTTAA